Proteins from one Rhizoctonia solani chromosome 5, complete sequence genomic window:
- a CDS encoding coatomer subunit beta has product MKDVDKLPRRTKWEPKYYELKGPKGVEKVIFWCRNMADVFWDLFGILALKDKYHFRPEQHYMKRDKTNRQYGEAWSAEQWWNIQLKIKDCFATVGQYVIATNQTPLTGFCGSKKAHPVYFTIANLPKHI; this is encoded by the exons ATGAAGGATGTTGACAAGCTCCCGCGTCGCACAAAGTGGGAGCCAAAATACTACGAGCTGAAAGGGCCAAAGGGAGTGGAAAAGGTGATCTTTTGGTGCCGAAATATGGCCGATGTCTTTTGGGACCTCTTCGGGATCCTGGCTCTAAAAGACAAGTACCACTTCCGGCCAGAACAACACTACATGAAGCGTGATAAGACAAACCGGCAATACGGAGAGGCATGGTCGGCAGAACAATGGTGGAATATCCAA CTAAAGATCAAGGATTGTTTTGCAACCGTTGGGCAATATGTGATTGCAACCAACCAGACCCCGTTGACTGGTTTTTGTGGTAGCAAGAAGGCCCATCCAGTCTATTTTACCATTGCCAACCTACCAAAACATATTTGA
- a CDS encoding coatomer subunit beta: MVLVGYLPIPNLDCKPNPKVAQQMRDKLFNDCLRDLLQPLTKAEQTGMDVVCANGGVCRMYPTLSATIANFPEQCKNACTCGLGCPVCIVEPHVRGDLNPNIPLCKKIPTLNAIIKHCKEGSLNFEDWGLHNMWPWWNQHTHIDIATMHTPDLLHQCHKGVFKDHLAKYMVPKLIGDKEIDKQYVLMPWHFGIQHFKRGISKLSQSTGREAKEMMKVFLPVTAGAGPKAIQATHALLKFMYLAHLSTLTNAKICKMDRQLAVFHNEKLAFKSLLKTPKGFHNIPKFHSLQHYTHSIRLLGTPDGYNTEAPKRLHIDLTKAGYKASNKNDNTKTEQMKEYIQRMDALALHWAYLDFKSRPEGKDNGDNWRDSWKEFELFDKETGLFYHMDGTGMDEFATKDYPQEVALDSDSDSDSDASLDDDNLEAGCMVERVVDLEQGLQVHMDGAPSQGLANEVMAYWQGTKTHYPNPEIVTAKRGGQPITVEYLLVSHLARNLVINISMYLKQLRPNLPTLTLQPSTKLRIWKVAQLFHLPLPFKPLEPPHVEHIRARPAKVDLIDWV; encoded by the coding sequence ATGGTCTTGGTTGGTTATCTCCCAATTCCCAATCTGGATTGCAAGCCAAACCCTAAGGTGGCGCAACAAATGCGAGACAAGCTATTCAATGACTGTCTTCGAGATCTCTTGCAACCACTCACCAAAGCTGAACAAACCGGGATGGATGTTGTCTGTGCCAATGGCGGTGTTTGCCGCATGTACCCAACCCTCTCTGCCACTATTGCCAATTTCCCAGAGCAGTGCAAGAATGCATGTACCTGCGGCTTGGGCTGTCCTGTGTGCATTGTTGAACCGCACGTACGTGGTGATCTCAACCCAAACATACCCCTTTGCAAAAAAATCCCCACCTTGAATGCAATTATCAAACATTGCAAGGAAGGGTCTCTGAACTTTGAAGATTGGGGTCTACACAACATGTGGCCATGGTGGAATCAACATACCCATATCGATATTGCTACAATGCATACGCCGGACTTACTTCATCAATGCCACAAAGGTGTATTTAAAGACCACTTGGCAAAGTACATGGTCCCCAAGCTTATTGGCGACAAGGAAATTGATAAACAATATGTCTTAATGCCTTGGCACTTTGGGATCCAACATTTTAAGCGCGGTATCAGCAAACTCTCACAATCTACTGGCCGAGAAGCAAAGGAAATGATGAAAGTCTTTTTACCGGTTACAGCTGGTGCGGGCCCAAAGGCTATTCAAGCGACTCACGCACTCCTCAAGTTCATGTACCTTGCGCACTTGTCTACTCTGACCAATGCCAAGATATGCAAAATGGATAGACAGCTGGCTGTTTTTCATAATGAAAAGTTGGCTTTCAAATCATTGCTGAAAACGCCAAAGGGGTTCCATAATATACCTAAATTTCATTCACTCCAGCATTACACGCATTCAATCCGCTTGCTTGGTACCCCCGACGGGTACAATACAGAGGCCCCCAAGAGACTGCACATTGACTTAACCAAGGCCGGCTACAAGGCTTCCAACAAAAATGACAATACCAAAACAGAGCAAATGAAGGAATATATTCAGCGTATGGACGCGTTGGCACTGCATTGGGCGTACCTGGACTTCAAATCCAGACCGGAGGGCAAAGACAATGGGGACAATTGGAGAGATAGCTGGAAGGAGTTTGAACTTTTTGACAAAGAAACCGGCTTATTTTACCATATGGACGGAACCGGCATGGATGAGTTTGCAACTAAAGATTACCCTCAAGAGGTTGCTTTGGACTCTGACTCTGACTCCGACTCAGATGCAAGCTTAGATGATGACAATCTTGAGGCGGGGTGTATGGTTGAACGGGTGGTAGATCTTGAACAGGGCTTGCAAGTTCATATGGATGGTGCGCCCAGTCAAGGTTTGGCTAATGAGGTTATGGCCTATTGGCAGGGAACCAAAACCCATTACCCAAACCCCGAAATTGTGACTGCCAAACGTGGTGGTCAGCCCATCACTGTGGAATACCTACTTGTTTCTCACTTGGCAAGAAACCTTGTCATCAACATCTCTATGTATCTCAAGCAACTTCGTCCCAATCTCCCCACACTGACACTCCAACCCAGTACCAAGCTGCGTATTTGGAAGGTTGCTCAACTATTTCACCTACCCCTCCCCTTCAAACCGCTCGAACCACCTCACGTTGAACACATCCGTGCACGACCAGCCAAGGTTGACCTTATTGATTGGGTTTGA
- a CDS encoding Retrotransposon-derived protein PEG10, producing MEPEPSITTLLEAINALANQVGSLQAQIKSQDEQITQLVAICKETNDLVGDKDQGRAQTKPGPSTGPVTPPTHSGGKPTLQVRGTGFDSEEDEEPRAPKKEPQGTPRRHLGSLTPFDAGSSVKRPKMDLPDPYKGDTRGRKATQWLDRMMLWVALHRDQFDKEEQMVVWILYHMTDKAADWALPIIGAIIKGEGNPPTTIQALTAKFKEAFADPDAKRAAARKIAALSQTTTTSEYVTEFRNLMAELDWNKEAYIAQFTRGLHWKVKELLSTKDSIPDELEAIFAASIKINNIRRENEENRPKKAPAKSPVTATTSTSTTTTRVRLSEDPNYVTPEERDRRRASGLCVKCGQKGHGIKQCPSGWKATIKEEAKVAEVSDLGKD from the exons atggaaccggaaccGTCCATTACcactctcctcgaggctatcaacGCCCTTGCCAACCaagtcgggtccttgcaggcccaaatcaaatcacagGACGAGCAAATCACTCAGCTCgttgccatatgcaaggaaaccaacgaCCTCGTTGGTGACAAAGACCAGGgcagagcccaaaccaagcctggcccatcgactgggcctgtcacccctccaacccactcaggggggaagcccacactccaggtacg aggaacagggttTGACTCGGAGGAAGACGAAGAACCAAGggcccccaaaaaggagcctcaaggaacgcctagaaggcacctCGGGTCCCTTACCCCATTTGATGCTGGGTCCAGCGTGAAgagacccaagatggacctccccgacccatacaagggagataccaggggacgcaaggccactcagtggcttgatcgaatgatgctctgggttgccctACATAGGGACCAATTCGACAAAGAGGAGCAAATGGTTGTATGGATCCTGTACCATATGACTGATAAAGccgccgactgggctctccccattattggggccatcatcaagggcgaagGCAatccccccaccaccatccaggccttaacggccaagtTCAAAGAAGCATTTGCCGACCCCGACGCCAAGCGAGCTGCCGCTAGAAAAATTGCGGCTCTCTCCCAAacaaccaccacctccgagtacgtcacagagttccgcaatctcatggcggaattggactggaacaaggaggcctatattgcgcagttcacgcgaggcctccactggaaggtcaaggaactactatcaaccaaggatagtaTTCCCGATGAACTTGAGGCAATTTTCGCGGCCTCTATTAAGATCAACAACATTCGCcgcgaaaatgaggagaaccgccccaaaaaggctcCTGCCAAATCCCCGGTCACCGCGACTAcctccacttccaccaccaccactagggTTCGCCTATccgaggaccccaactacgtcaccccggaggaaagggaccgccgccgcgcatctgGGCTATGCGTCAAATGCGGGCAAAAGGGCCACGGCATCAAGCAATGCCCCagtggctggaaagccacaattaAGGAGGAGGCCAAGGTTGCTGAGGTATCTgatttgggaaaagattga
- a CDS encoding Retrotransposable element Tf2 protein yields MDALVVSFEFVSLALDSNKKPLLFIDLYVQNSPAEPLRTLIDSGATSNFISPSVVEKLKIPKTQLENPRVVRMLDGTISQTGCIWHQVQLTVLANGHTHSIPFLVCPIGNTPAILGMTWLTAEAPLIDWQQGSITFPEQVQIASEEEADSNPLADLPEQYHEFAKVFGEEEFKVLPPHREYDIAIDLVPDAKLSPGPIYGMTDAESKALKQHIDEELATGKIRPSTSSAGAPVMFVKKADGSLRLVVDYRKLNEVTHKNVYPLPRQDNLMAKLRHAKIFTKLDLWWGYNNVRIKEGDEWKTAFRTKYGLFEYLVMPFGLTNAPAAFQHFMNDLFRDLIDVTVVIYLDNILIFSEDPKDHPTHVREVLSRLMKNQLFCKLSKCHFHVTTVDYLGIVISPSGFSMDQKKIDAVTSWPTPKTVKQVQAFLGFVNYLRRFIPNFSSVARPLHNLTKKETPWLWGNLEEEAFQELKSLVTRSPVLIHSNPDLPYYLETNASGVAMGAILSQRGEDNRLHPVAYMSKSFSGAEANYDTHDKELLAIIKALEEWRIFLEATDKPIQVFTDHRNLEYWMQARTFNRRHARWRIFLSDFNFEIHYRPGKQSGKPDALSRRSDYVDTPQEPEVMLPAEVFANTSEEELEIVTEIRSKLKEDPSIEPIIQFLTEDADNAPPSIQKAYRDYDWEEDLLWYRGKLVVPDSEPLKERLLREFHDSPLAGHPGQQRTLELISRNYWWPGMKSSAKEWVECCPVCQANQRAHAPVIALKPLEVPPYPFHTILYDFITGFPKSQGHNAILVVIDSFSKFGHFIPTSKKVTSKGLADLFVKHVWKLHGLPIRTVSDQGTTFTGKFLRALYQRLGIKPSFSSAYHPESDGQTERVNQFIEFYLRSYVAADHSDWATWLPLAEYAYNNAKHASTGKTPFELVYGRNPVMNPSNVPANVPEADEVANTLAREWKEAESALRLSKERMTRNQGTIPEYLVGEKVWLDGKNVELRTNSNKLDPKRLGPFEITEKISSHAYRLKLPDTLKIHDVFYVGLLSKSHESPSQPFPERPPPETIEGEEEYEVEQIIDSKRQRGKWFYLIKWKGYGPEDNSWEPEELLENSQEEIQRFNKSRLKKARDSAKSL; encoded by the coding sequence ATGGACGCTCTAGTAGttagttttgaatttgtttcTCTTGCCCttgactcaaataaaaaaccattaTTATTTATCGACCTATACGTCCAAAACTCCCCGGCAGAACCTCTCAGAACACTCATAGACTCCGGAGCAACCtcaaacttcatctccccctccgtCGTAGAAAAAttgaaaatcccaaaaacccaactcgaaaatccacgagttgtgagaatgttagatggtacgatttcccagactggttgcatttggcaccaggtccaactcacggttttggccaatggccatacacattccattcctttcctcgtttgtcccattgggaacaccccggctatcttaggcatgacttggctaacggcagaagctcccctcattgactggcaacagggatcAATCACGTTCCCGGAACAGGTGcagattgcctctgaggaggaagcagactcAAACCCCCTAGCGGATCTTCCGGAAcaataccatgaatttgccaaggtctttggcgaagaagaattcaaggtgcttcccccacatagggaatatgacattgccaTAGATCTTGTCCCGGATGCTAAACTATCTCCCGGTCCCATATACGGTATGACAGATGCGGAGTCTAAAGCGCTGAAGCagcatattgatgaggaactagccacgggcaaaatccgccctagtacctcctccgCCGGCGCTCCAGtgatgtttgtcaaaaaggccgATGGATCCCTTAGATtagttgttgactaccggaAGCTGAATGAAGTAACCCATAAGAACGTATACCCCTTACCAaggcaggacaacctcatggccaaactcagacatgccaagatctttaccaagctagacctttggtggggttataacaacgtcaggattaaggaaggagatgagtggaagacggccttcagaaccaaatatggcctattCGAGTACCTAGTTATGCCATTCGGACTTACCAACGCACCTGCCGCattccaacactttatgaatgatctgttccgagacctcattgacgttACAGTGGTTATTTATTTGGACAAcatcttgattttctcagaggaccccaaggaccacccaactcACGTCAGAGAGGTCTTATCACGCCTGATGAAGAATCAAttattctgtaaactctccaagtgccacttccatgtcaccacaGTGGATTATCTGGGTATCGTCATCTCCCCGTCAGGTttttccatggatcaaaagaagattgatgcggtcacgtcatggcctaCCCCTAAGACAgttaaacaggtccaggcattCCTTggttttgtcaattacctccgccgcttcattcccaatttcagttcagTAGCACGCCCCCTGCATAAccttaccaaaaaggaaaccccctggttgTGGGGAAACCTTGAAGAAGAAGCGTTCCAAGAGTTGAAATCCCTTGTCACCCGGTCACCTGTCCTTATTCATTCCAACCCGGATCTGCCCTACTACCTGGAAACCAATGCATCAGGAGTGGCTATGGGGGCAATCCTTAGTCAAAGAGGAGAAGATAACCGCTTACACCCAGTAGCTTACATGTCGAAgtcattctcaggagcagaagccaaCTACGACACTCATGACAAAGAGCTCCTGGCAataatcaaggcattggaagaatggcggatatttctagaagcaacggacaaacccaTTCAGGTTTTCACGgatcatagaaacctggagtactggatgcaggcaagaacATTCAACCGGCGGCACGccagatggcgcatattcctgagcgactttaattttgaaatccattatcgcccaggaaaacagtcagggaaaccggACGCCCTGTCCAGACGGTCTGATTACGTGGACACCccccaggaaccagaagtaATGCTACcagcagaggtctttgcaaacacgtcagaagaggaactagaaattgtcacagaaattcGTTCCAAACTGAAAGAAGATCCCTCGATCGAGCcaatcatccaattcctaacGGAAGATGCGGATAATGCACCTCCGTCCATCCAAAAGGCCTACAGGGActacgattgggaagaagatttgctatggtaccgcggaaaacTGGTAGTTCCGGACTCAGAACCTCTGAAAGAGCGACTattgagggaattccatgactcccccctGGCAGgtcacccaggccaacaaaggacaCTCGAACTCATCAGCaggaactactggtggcctggAATGAAGTCTTCTgcaaaagaatgggttgaatgctgtccagtttgtcaagccaaccaacgTGCGCATGCCCCAGTGATTGCCCTAAAACCCTTGGAAGTCCCCCCTTACCCATTCCATACCATATTGTACGACTTCATCACCGGGTTTCCCAAGTCCCAGGGGCACAATGCTATCCTTGTGGTTATCGActcattctccaagtttggtcaCTTCATTCCCACGTCCAAGAAGGTCACGTCCAAGGGATTAGCGGATTTATTCGTAAAgcacgtctggaaactccatggttTGCCAATCAGAACCGTCTCGGACCAAGGAACCACGTTCACCGGCAAGTTTCTCAGGGCACTCTATCAAAGGCTGGGAATCAAACCATCCTTTTCCTCCgcttaccacccagaatcCGACGGACAGACGGAAagggtcaaccagttcattgagttctacctaaggTCATACGTAGCAGCCGACcattcagactgggccacctggctccctttggcagaataCGCGTATAACAATGCCAAACACGCGTCTACAGGAAAGACCCCCTTTGAACTAGTCTATGGAAGGAATCCAGTAATGAATCCCTCCAATGTCCcagccaacgtaccagaggcAGATGAGGTAGCAAACACACTAGCCCgcgaatggaaagaagccgaGTCAGCCCTCAGGTTAAGCAAGGAACGGATGACCAGAAACCAGGGAACAATACCGGAGTATCTTGTAggggaaaaagtctggcttgATGGGAAGAACGTGGAACTCAGGACGAATTCCAACAAGTTAGATCCCAAGCGACTGGGACCATTTGAGATCAcggaaaaaatctccagccacgcctatCGATTAAAACTCCCGGATACgctgaaaatccatgatgtgttctACGTAGGGTTGCTTTCTAAAAGTCAtgaatccccaagtcaaccatttccagaacgaccccctcctgaaacaatagaaggggaagaagaatacgaagtggaacagatcattgattCCAAACGGCAacgagggaaatggttctatcttatcaaatggaagggttatggtccggaagacaattcctgggaacctgAGGAGCTCTTGGAAAACAGTCaagaggagatccaacgcttcaacaagtcgcgactgaaaaaggctcgtgactccgccaagagcctttaa
- a CDS encoding Retrotransposable element Tf2 protein — protein sequence MFPTDQEVLSFLLMNMKDSAGAWAHPHLDQLGSHQAIIQTVKVFKLEFLAAFGNPDATRAAERKITTLTQSSTCADYITKFRTLAMELDWNDAALRGQFARSLHWELQNAALVINNALRKERASHPPRDNKSSKTQNPARGTSTGQSSTGSKKLSNDPNFVLEEEQNCCCTAGACIKCGKMGHKFAECCTGWKATPVEDKGKAKETAKVGKDSKYQSGKEIAPLFTIPIQPEKKAETLEVLIDSGATSLFLHPHTAELLRLPLINLPSPRTVTVLGGLSPQAGKIWKKAILTFTYDGKKMTETFLICNTGSHAAILGLKWLDAHNPEIDWNTRTLSFPHTPPEHVAIAEEEEADQNPLEGVPSKYHQYAKVFGEEEFNKLPPHRHYDIGIELTEEGPLNSPLYSMTDAKSATLKDWLRDELKVGKIRPSKSSISSPVMFVPKKDGSRRLVVNYRRLNNQTKKNIYPLPCPDDLMAQLHGAKVFTKLDLRWGYNNVQVKEGDKWKTAFRTKYGLYESLVMTFGLTNAPAAFQHFMNKLFKDLLDVCVIIYLDDILIYSKEDAIHTQHVHEVLRRLMENQLFCKASKCTFHVTSVEYLGIIVLDKGFSLDKLKIQAVQEWPTPTKVKEVQLFLGFANFLRRFVANFGHMARPLHNLVKKDIPWKWDTREQEAFQGLKDAITNAPVLCHADPSKPYFPETDASGAALGSILSQQQEDGRLHPLGFLSESFKGAKQNYDTHDKELLAIIRSFEYWRIFLEGTTHPVTVFTDHRNLEYWKESQTFNRRHARWHLLLAGYNFQIVYRPGKQSGKPDALSQRADHANIPPAAQTMLPDPVFANMALVTPKKELQRQIKAALDQDKSLEEILQFLQNESKAPPSIKRAFKDYKMEAGLLFYQGRIVVPDVGTLRTDLLCIFHNSPLAGHPGRQQTLELVSRNYYWPGIQADTYWHVDSCKTCQRIQKPKYASIPPQPLELPSRPWQHVSYNMIVDLPKDGNSDSILVIVDSFTKYMILVECSKKLKALELADLFLQHVWKRYSMPEKTVLDRGRVFNNKFLKALYQRLGIDPHFSLAYHPQSDGQTERVNPTVEHFLRAYSGVNQKDWVKWLPMAEFAYNNAVHSSTGKSPFKALYGWEPSLTLSNVPTDVPEADDLATQMETQWCHNSARTYGSRGLKVCGTITNGL from the exons ATGTTCCCTACAGACCAAGAGGTCTTATCATTCCttctaatgaacatgaaggattctgcgggagcatgggctcacccacaccttgaccagcttgggtcacaccaAGCCATCATCCAGACTGTCAAGGTTTTCAAATTGGAGTTTCTGGCAGcgtttggcaaccctgacgccacaagggccgccgagcggaagaTAACCACTCTCACCCAGTCcagcacatgcgcggactataTTACAAAGTTTAGGACCCTAGCTATGGAACTAGACTGGAATGACGCGGCCCtcagaggccagtttgcccgcagcctccactgggag ctgcaaaatgcagcacttgtcatcaacaacgccctccgcaaagagcgcgctagccacccaccaagggacaataagtctagcaaaaCCCAAAAccctgcaagggggacaagtaccggccagtcATCTACtggttcaaagaaactctccaacgACCCtaactttgtgttggaagaggaacaaaATTGCTGCTGCACTgctggcgcctgcatcaaatgcggcaaaatgggccacaagtttgcggaatgctgcacgggctggaaggctacccctgttgaggacaagggaaaagccaaggaaaccgccaaagttggcaaagactccaagtaccaatcgggaaaaga AATTGCCCCCCTCTTTACAATTCCAATACAgccagagaaaaaagcggaaacattagaagtcctgatagactcaggcgctaCCTCATTGTTCTTACACCCCCACACCGCGGAAttactccgcctcccacttaTCAATCTCCCCTCACCCCGTACTGTTACTGTGCTTggtgggttgagcccccaggcaggaaaaatctggaagaaggcaatACTCACCTTCACctatgatggcaaaaagatgacggaaaccttcctcatctgtaaTACTGGCAGTCATGCAGCCATCTTAggtttgaaatggttagacgcccacaacccggaAATAGATTGGAATacgcgcaccctctccttcccacaCACTCCACCAGAACATGTAGCCAtcgccgaggaagaagaagctgatcagaaccctcttgaaggagtaccctccaaataccaccaatatgctaaggtatttggggaggaagaattcaacaagcttccacCACACCGGCACTATgatattgggattgaactcacaGAAGAGGGCCCCCTGAACTCTCCCCtctatagcatgactgacgccaaatccgccacactcaaggattggctcagggatgagctCAAAGTGGGCAAGATCCGGCCCAGCAAATCCTCTATTAGttcccccgtcatgtttgttccaaagaaggatggttcccgccgcttggttgtcaactaccgccgccttaacaaccagacaaagaagaacatATACCCATTACcctgtccagatgaccttatggcccagctccatggcgccaaggtctttaccaaactagacctgagatggggttacaacaacgtccaagtcaaagaaggtgacaaatggaagaccgccttccgcaccaagtacggcctctatgagtccctggtcatgacatttggtttgacaaacgcccctgccgcctttcagcacttcatgaacaaattgttcaaggatctcctggatgtatgcgtcatcatttaccttgatgacatcctaatctactctaaggagGATGCAATACACACCCAGCacgttcatgaagtcctaCGGCGTttaatggaaaaccaattATTTTGTAAGGCGTCcaagtgtacattccacgtcacctcagTGGAATATCTAGGAATAATTGTATTGGATAAGggattcagcctggataagctcaaaatccaggcggtccaagaatggcctacacccactaaagtcaaagaagtacaattgttcctagggtttgctAACTTCCTACgccgctttgttgccaattttggccacatggccaggccgttacacaacctggtcaaaaaggacataccatggaaatgggatactagggaacaagaagcatTTCAAGGGTTAAAAGACGCCATTACCAACGCACCAGTACTATGCCACGCAGATCCATCCAAGCCCTACTTCCCGGAAACAGATGCCTCAGGAGCAGCactaggttccatactcagccaacaacaggaagacggccgtctCCATCCGCTAGGCTTCCTatctgagtcattcaagggtgccaagcagaactatgacacccatgacaaggaactttTAGctatcatccgctcctttgagtactggcgtatcttcttggaaggaaccacTCACCCTGTCACCGTATTCACCGATCACCgcaacctggagtactggaaggagtctcaaacattcaaccgtcgccacgccagatggcacctactgtTAGCagggtataacttccaaattgtttaccgcccaggaaagcagtccGGAAAACCTGATGCCCTCTCACAACGTGCTGATcatgccaacattccacccgccgctcagaccatgctccctgaccctgtatttgccaacatggCCCTAGTGACGCCCAAGAAGGAGCTCCAACGCCAGATCAAGGCTGCCTTGGACCAGGacaaatccctggaggaaatactacaattcctccaaaatgagtCAAAGGCCCCACCATCAATAAAACGCGCCTTTaaggattacaaaatggaagcaggcttgctattttaccaagggagaattgtggtaccagacGTTGGAACATTAAGAACGGACTTACTCTGCATATTTCACAACAGCCCTCTAGCTGGCCACCCGGGCAGGCAACAAACCCTAGAACTGGTATCcaggaactactactggcctggcatccaagctgacacatactggcacgttgaTTCTTGCAAAACATGCCAACGGATCcagaaacccaagtacgcatcTATTCCGCCTCAACCTCTGGAGCTCCCATCACGCCCATGGCAACACGTGtcatacaacatgatagtagacctgcccaAAGACGGAAATAGTGACtctatcctggtcattgtggacagcTTTACCAAATACATGATCCTGgtagaatgttccaagaagctcaaagccctGGAGTTGGCAGATCTATTCCTGCAacatgtatggaaacgctacagcatgcctgagaagacagtatTGGACCGTGGACGGGTttttaataacaaattcctgaaggccctgtaccaacgcctgggaatagacccccattTCTCTTtggcctaccatcctcaaagtGACGGACAA